In Luteitalea sp. TBR-22, one genomic interval encodes:
- a CDS encoding SirB1 family protein, with product MTRAEMDAFVALAQRPGEDDLAEAALQLARLEHPHLRADDTMEALQRLADRTTSFVQASAAPGDVLGHVQQLGQFLFDTEGFTGNVGEYDDPRNSFLNDVITRRTGIPITLSIIYLHVGRRVGLWLEGVNFPGHFLVRCKGMLGDAAPTEDLILDPFHGGIVLTERDCARMLARHAGEGARFERGLLAPAFKTQILVRMLVNLKRAYAKLRSFAQARDVSDLLLALDPTSLTELRDRGLLAYQMGRYGAALADLERYLALTARHSRAEADDTDVKEEFEAVWEHVKNLRRRVASLN from the coding sequence GTGACCCGCGCCGAGATGGACGCCTTCGTGGCGCTGGCACAGCGGCCGGGCGAGGACGACCTGGCCGAGGCGGCGCTGCAGCTCGCGCGGCTGGAGCACCCGCACCTGCGCGCGGACGACACGATGGAGGCGCTGCAGCGGCTGGCCGACCGGACGACGTCGTTCGTGCAGGCCTCGGCGGCGCCCGGCGACGTGCTCGGCCACGTGCAGCAGCTCGGGCAGTTCCTGTTCGACACCGAGGGCTTCACCGGCAACGTCGGCGAGTACGACGACCCGCGCAACAGCTTCCTGAACGACGTGATCACGCGCCGCACCGGCATCCCGATCACGCTGTCGATCATCTACCTGCACGTCGGCCGGCGGGTGGGCCTGTGGCTCGAGGGCGTGAACTTCCCCGGCCACTTCCTGGTGCGCTGCAAAGGCATGCTCGGGGATGCCGCGCCGACCGAGGACCTGATCCTCGATCCCTTCCATGGCGGCATCGTCCTCACCGAGCGCGATTGCGCCAGGATGCTGGCGCGGCACGCCGGCGAGGGGGCGCGGTTCGAGCGCGGCCTGCTGGCGCCGGCGTTCAAGACGCAGATCCTCGTGCGCATGCTGGTGAACCTGAAGCGGGCATACGCGAAGCTCCGCTCGTTCGCCCAGGCTCGCGACGTGTCGGACCTGCTCCTCGCGCTCGACCCTACCTCGTTGACCGAACTGCGCGATCGGGGACTGCTGGCCTACCAGATGGGTCGGTACGGCGCGGCCCTCGCCGACCTCGAGCGGTATCTCGCCCTCACGGCCCGCCATAGCCGTGCCGAGGCCGACGACACCGACGTCAAGGAAGAGTTCGAGGCCGTCTGGGAACACGTGAAGAACCTGCGTCGCCGGGTCGCCTCGCTCAACTGA
- a CDS encoding RNA methyltransferase, translating into MDWTVALADPIALRVRGLFLAEGRLVIEGLLASGRGDAIVSVLATPAAAQALALEARLGDRLEIRSPREMEAVTGFNFHRGVLALVRRPETLTVDDVLSMGVSVPPLTCPDRRASATATSGDGVTAASGDGASSSAPGATATSVDGAVAGADVIEGSAVAVGDSRLPTPDSRALLVVLEHLVDVDNIGSCFRNARAFGAVGVLIDDRCADPLYRKAVRTSQGAVLDVPWAAAPIDRILASLARDGVSSIGMTPRGVAGGRAPAPLADVIAGLDPQRPAAVVVGNEGSGLSAEALAACTHLACIRMATGADSINVATALAIALYQITEGSGLRAQGSEGGP; encoded by the coding sequence GTGGACTGGACTGTGGCCCTCGCCGACCCGATCGCCCTTCGGGTTCGGGGCCTGTTCCTCGCCGAGGGACGGCTGGTCATCGAGGGACTGCTGGCGTCCGGGCGGGGCGACGCCATCGTGTCGGTGCTCGCGACCCCCGCGGCGGCGCAGGCGCTCGCGCTGGAGGCCAGGCTGGGCGACCGCCTCGAGATCCGCTCGCCCCGCGAGATGGAGGCCGTCACCGGCTTCAACTTCCATCGTGGCGTGCTTGCGCTGGTGCGTCGTCCGGAAACGCTCACCGTCGACGATGTGCTGTCGATGGGCGTCTCGGTTCCTCCGCTGACGTGCCCTGACCGTCGCGCAAGCGCGACGGCTACGTCCGGTGATGGCGTGACGGCGGCGTCCGGAGATGGCGCCTCGTCGTCTGCCCCTGGCGCGACGGCGACGTCCGTTGATGGAGCGGTGGCTGGTGCTGACGTGATCGAAGGCTCTGCCGTTGCGGTCGGCGACTCCCGACTCCCGACTCCCGACTCCCGCGCCCTGCTCGTCGTCCTCGAACACCTCGTCGACGTCGACAACATCGGCAGCTGCTTTCGCAACGCGCGGGCGTTCGGGGCGGTGGGCGTGCTGATCGACGACCGATGTGCGGACCCGCTGTACCGGAAGGCTGTTCGCACGTCGCAGGGCGCGGTCCTCGACGTGCCGTGGGCGGCCGCGCCAATCGACCGGATCCTCGCGTCGCTGGCTCGAGACGGAGTCAGCAGCATCGGCATGACGCCGCGCGGTGTTGCGGGAGGCCGTGCGCCCGCGCCTCTCGCGGACGTGATCGCAGGCCTCGACCCGCAGCGGCCGGCGGCGGTCGTGGTGGGCAACGAAGGCAGCGGCCTGAGCGCGGAGGCGCTCGCAGCCTGCACGCACCTGGCGTGCATTCGCATGGCCACAGGCGCCGACTCGATCAACGTCGCGACGGCGTTGGCGATTGCGCTCTATCAGATCACCGAGGGCTCAGGACTCAGGGCTCAAGGCTCAGAAGGCGGACCATAG
- a CDS encoding acyl-CoA dehydrogenase family protein, giving the protein MNAQHGGAWLLGDTSPSEVFTPEDRSAEHRLISATALQFMEQEVLPRRDDLEAKDWPLTRALLRQAGDLGLLGVDVPEDLGGVGLDIVSSVLVSEAFGRYASLATTAGAHMGLCIVPVLWFGTEAQRARYLPRLASGELVGAYALSEAGSGSDALGARATATRLPDGGYELNGEKLWISNCSFADLYVVFAKVDGQHFTAFLVERTTPGLSPGREEHKMGLHGSSTAPLLLQGVRVAGDAVLGEVGKGHRVAFTVLNYGRFKLGAMTTGGMRQALRDAATYASSRRQFGKPIAQFGAIQSKLAEMATRLYVTESAMYRLAGSLQAEGVAHQDLGRVFEQHAVEAAILKVLSSEALQYVLDENVQIHGGNGFVRDYPAEGAYRDARVNRIFEGTNEINRLLLAGQLARRAARGEIPLIAAARALPDEWLAMAPPTPEAPVALVRHVAAGLRKCTVLLLGAAMQRYREALAEEQEVLTWVADAAIEAYAVDSVALRLARVLERDSPVAAAHREAACLAAVEGALRGDALLRRALPAVLDGDTLRIALAGARRMLKVPAIDQRPWRRDLAAACLARPAAVFG; this is encoded by the coding sequence GTGAATGCTCAACATGGCGGCGCGTGGCTGCTCGGCGACACGTCGCCGAGTGAGGTGTTCACCCCCGAGGACCGTAGCGCGGAGCACCGGCTCATCTCGGCGACGGCGCTGCAGTTCATGGAGCAGGAGGTGCTGCCCCGTCGCGACGACCTCGAGGCGAAGGACTGGCCGCTCACCCGCGCGCTGCTGCGGCAGGCGGGCGACCTCGGCCTGCTCGGCGTCGATGTCCCCGAGGACCTCGGCGGGGTGGGCCTCGACATCGTCAGCTCCGTGCTGGTGTCGGAGGCCTTCGGCCGCTACGCGTCGCTGGCCACCACCGCGGGCGCGCACATGGGCCTGTGCATCGTGCCGGTGCTGTGGTTCGGCACCGAGGCGCAGCGGGCGCGCTACCTCCCGCGGCTGGCGTCGGGCGAGCTGGTCGGCGCGTACGCCCTCAGCGAGGCGGGTTCCGGATCGGATGCCCTCGGCGCGCGCGCCACCGCGACGCGGCTGCCTGACGGCGGCTACGAGCTGAACGGCGAGAAGCTGTGGATCAGCAACTGCAGCTTCGCGGACCTGTACGTGGTGTTCGCGAAGGTCGACGGGCAGCACTTCACCGCATTCCTCGTCGAGCGGACGACGCCCGGCCTGTCACCAGGCAGGGAAGAACACAAGATGGGGCTGCACGGGTCGTCGACGGCGCCGCTGTTGTTGCAGGGCGTGCGCGTCGCGGGCGACGCCGTGCTCGGCGAGGTGGGCAAGGGGCATCGCGTCGCGTTCACCGTACTGAACTACGGTCGGTTCAAGCTCGGGGCGATGACCACGGGCGGAATGCGGCAGGCGCTGCGCGATGCGGCCACCTATGCCTCCTCGCGCCGGCAGTTCGGCAAGCCCATCGCGCAGTTCGGCGCCATCCAGTCCAAGCTGGCCGAGATGGCCACGCGGTTGTACGTCACCGAGAGCGCGATGTACCGGCTGGCGGGCTCGCTGCAGGCCGAGGGCGTGGCGCACCAGGACCTCGGGCGGGTGTTCGAGCAGCACGCGGTGGAAGCCGCCATCCTGAAGGTGCTCTCGAGCGAGGCGCTGCAGTACGTGCTCGACGAGAACGTGCAGATTCACGGTGGCAACGGCTTCGTGCGCGATTACCCGGCCGAGGGCGCCTACCGGGACGCGCGGGTCAACCGCATCTTCGAGGGGACCAACGAGATCAACAGGCTGCTGCTGGCGGGACAGCTCGCGCGACGGGCGGCCAGGGGCGAGATCCCGCTGATCGCGGCGGCCAGGGCGCTGCCCGACGAGTGGCTCGCGATGGCGCCGCCGACACCCGAGGCGCCGGTTGCCCTGGTGCGGCATGTCGCGGCCGGGCTCCGGAAGTGCACGGTTCTCCTTCTCGGTGCGGCGATGCAGCGCTACCGGGAGGCACTGGCCGAGGAGCAGGAAGTGCTCACGTGGGTCGCCGATGCGGCCATCGAGGCCTACGCCGTCGACAGCGTCGCCCTGCGCCTGGCGCGGGTGCTCGAGCGCGACTCGCCGGTCGCGGCCGCGCATCGCGAGGCGGCCTGCCTCGCCGCCGTGGAGGGTGCCCTGCGCGGGGATGCGCTGCTCAGGCGGGCGCTGCCAGCAGTGCTCGACGGCGACACGCTGCGCATCGCCCTGGCCGGCGCGCGACGCATGCTGAAGGTGCCCGCGATCGACCAGCGGCCGTGGCGACGGGACCTGGCGGCGGCCTGCCTGGCGCGGCCCGCCGCAGTGTTCGGCTAG
- a CDS encoding HAD family phosphatase, whose protein sequence is MALAAVVFDFDGVLADSEPVHLQVFQVVLDRIGITLSAEEYYAQYLGYSDRDAFVHVLRDRGLSIGEAELEALIETKKELFPEAIGDHALYPGAAECVARVSAHVPVAIASGALRHEIELILDRSGLRPHFPIIVSAGETPRSKPAPDPYARAFELLRERGAIAPGAQPSDVVAIEDSEWGLQSARGAGLRTMGVLTSYTADRLPSAEAIRASIADVTIQDLEDLVAREALA, encoded by the coding sequence GTGGCGCTCGCCGCAGTGGTGTTCGACTTCGACGGAGTGCTCGCCGACAGCGAGCCGGTGCACCTGCAGGTCTTCCAGGTGGTGCTCGATCGCATCGGCATCACCCTGAGCGCCGAGGAGTACTACGCGCAGTATCTGGGGTACAGCGACCGCGATGCCTTCGTCCACGTGCTGCGCGATCGCGGGCTGTCGATCGGCGAGGCCGAACTCGAGGCGCTGATCGAAACGAAGAAGGAGTTGTTTCCGGAGGCGATCGGCGACCACGCACTGTACCCGGGCGCGGCGGAGTGCGTGGCGAGGGTATCGGCGCACGTGCCGGTGGCCATCGCGTCCGGCGCCCTGCGACACGAGATCGAGCTGATCCTCGATCGCAGCGGACTGCGGCCGCACTTCCCGATCATCGTCTCTGCCGGCGAGACGCCGCGGAGCAAGCCCGCCCCCGACCCGTATGCGCGGGCGTTCGAGCTGCTGCGCGAGCGCGGCGCCATCGCGCCAGGCGCGCAGCCCTCGGACGTGGTGGCCATCGAGGACTCGGAGTGGGGCCTGCAGTCGGCGCGCGGCGCCGGCTTGCGGACGATGGGTGTGCTGACCTCGTACACCGCCGATCGCCTGCCCAGCGCCGAGGCGATCCGCGCGTCGATCGCCGACGTGACGATCCAGGACCTGGAAGATCTCGTCGCCCGCGAGGCGCTCGCGTGA
- a CDS encoding DUF1684 domain-containing protein yields the protein MRFPLLARTLPAAAVAVTLAACSTQPPQVDHATSVAAHRAEKDAMFREAQDSPVPKAEMDRFVPLAYYPIDPSYRTPASLARLPDAESPAFEMPTSTGQRRQMRKAGKLKFSLHGQTHELTAFISAEDVAAQRLFVPFRDLTAGLETYSSGRYLDLTRTPTGLYDLDFNMAYQPYCYYDARYDCPIPPAENRLSMPIRAGERMRKP from the coding sequence GTGAGATTCCCGTTGCTGGCGCGTACCCTGCCGGCCGCCGCGGTCGCGGTCACGCTCGCGGCCTGCTCGACGCAGCCGCCGCAGGTGGACCACGCCACGAGCGTCGCCGCGCACCGTGCCGAGAAGGATGCGATGTTCCGCGAGGCCCAGGACTCGCCGGTACCGAAGGCCGAGATGGACCGGTTCGTGCCGCTGGCCTACTACCCCATCGACCCGTCGTACCGCACGCCGGCATCGCTCGCGCGGCTGCCCGACGCCGAGTCGCCGGCATTCGAGATGCCGACGTCGACGGGCCAGCGTCGGCAGATGCGCAAGGCCGGCAAGCTGAAGTTCTCGCTGCACGGCCAGACCCACGAACTCACGGCGTTCATCTCGGCCGAGGACGTCGCGGCGCAGCGGCTGTTCGTGCCGTTCCGCGACCTCACCGCGGGCCTCGAGACGTACTCGTCTGGCCGCTACCTCGACCTGACCCGCACGCCGACAGGCCTGTACGACCTCGACTTCAACATGGCCTACCAGCCGTACTGCTACTACGACGCACGGTACGACTGCCCGATCCCCCCGGCCGAGAACCGGCTCTCGATGCCGATCCGCGCCGGTGAGCGCATGAGGAAGCCGTAA
- a CDS encoding 1,4-dihydroxy-6-naphthoate synthase, translated as MRELTFGHSPCPNDTFAFHALTHGLVHTPLRVRPVLLDIEELNRRAHSGEFDLTKLSVGAFAAVGDRYRLLRSGAALGHGVGPLVVARREMTLQDAAAGRMAIPGRETTAYRLLRLAAPTLHDVVELRYDRILRAVEAGEVDAGLIIHESRFTYADHGLVKVIDLGDWWEQETHLPVPLAGICARADLDDETRAAADAAIRASVAYAFAHPEASRVYVRAHAQEMSEEVCAQHIALYVNEHSLDVGDEGLRAIQRLVGQG; from the coding sequence GTGCGTGAACTGACCTTCGGCCATTCGCCCTGTCCCAACGACACGTTCGCCTTCCATGCCCTCACGCACGGGCTCGTGCACACGCCGTTGCGCGTGCGGCCCGTGCTGCTCGACATCGAGGAGCTCAACAGGCGCGCCCACTCGGGCGAGTTCGACCTCACCAAGCTGAGCGTCGGCGCGTTCGCCGCGGTCGGCGATCGCTATCGGCTGCTCCGCAGCGGCGCGGCGCTCGGTCACGGGGTGGGGCCGCTCGTCGTGGCCCGGCGCGAGATGACGCTGCAGGACGCCGCGGCCGGACGCATGGCGATCCCCGGCCGGGAGACGACCGCCTACCGCCTCCTGCGGCTGGCGGCACCGACGCTGCACGACGTCGTCGAGCTGCGCTACGACCGGATCCTGCGAGCGGTGGAGGCGGGCGAGGTCGACGCGGGGCTGATCATCCACGAGAGCCGCTTCACGTACGCCGACCACGGTCTCGTGAAGGTGATCGACCTGGGCGACTGGTGGGAGCAGGAGACACACCTGCCGGTGCCGCTGGCCGGCATCTGCGCCCGCGCCGACCTCGACGACGAGACGCGTGCCGCGGCCGACGCGGCGATTCGCGCGTCGGTGGCCTACGCCTTCGCACACCCGGAGGCGAGCCGCGTGTACGTGCGCGCCCACGCCCAGGAGATGTCGGAGGAGGTCTGCGCGCAGCACATCGCGCTGTACGTCAACGAACACAGCCTGGACGTCGGCGACGAGGGCCTGCGCGCCATCCAGCGCCTCGTCGGGCAGGGGTAG
- a CDS encoding TonB-dependent receptor gives MRGRLLALVALLGLLVGVTPATAQAPTGDIVGRVADASGAVLPGVVVTVSGGALIQPLTATTGETGTYQFPGLQPGNTYVVKFELTGFRTVIVERVAVGVGSNTTTNATLEVSALQETVTVSSEAPIVDTRKTGTKSNYTQEQLQNVPSARDPWVMLERTPGIAMDRANVGGSQSGQQSGYISRGATTTNNKWLLDGVDITDQAATGASAVYYDFDMLQEMQISTGGNDVTQQTGGVGINLVTKSGSDTIRGSGRYYWTDESLGSVNLTEELRAQGARSGAPIQNIKDYGIEGGGPIWKGRAWFWGSYSKNDIKVGVVNFYQKRPGCPVNASDPLAQSLPVDAINECLNTDLTVLDNYNIKGSALLFSGNTFTWHSNFADKIRNARDASDTRPFETTYIQEGPVWTHKASDRHVFNDRWIAEAAYAYVGGGFGLLFQDPANRDIQPLNDLGTGRWERSFNQSEFDRPATSVNLTTTYFKPATLGGDHAFKIGYNFRDTPASSTTVYGGDVYAQTRNGVPERAQFWRSAATEYAMTTHSVFAQDTYTRNKLTLTAGIRWDRQDDSALASTVEANRLIPQWLPGIAFQGADSGVVFSNWSPRLGVGYDVFGTGRTVARSSFSVYYGQIAPGSLSGTLNPVSAASISFPWNDANGDRFVQINEVNLQRSAVITFSGNYNPDNPGFLGTTNTVDSGLKNDRTVEWTATVDHQLTNRMAVSLSYIYRSYSDFRFDQRVGIDASNWSPVTYQPTCAAAAPSCPQLTYFQPNISIPGTQRLVNRGGYTRDFNGIEATFTKRMADRWMLDMNYAYNDAVDNFDSIQGYSATFDPTNLQIFNGHQYAVEAGGSGIDNVFVNAKHMFKIAGVYTAPWDINLGATYQIRDGYLFPQRILSPNRTGAAGAVNLVLEPFGESRYDKFQMMDARVAKRFSFGRRSVEGSLDIFNVFNVNTVLTRNLNQAAATANNVTGIVAPRVLRLGVRVVF, from the coding sequence ATGAGAGGCAGATTGCTCGCCCTTGTGGCGCTGCTTGGCCTGCTCGTGGGCGTGACGCCGGCAACGGCGCAGGCCCCGACAGGCGATATCGTCGGCCGTGTGGCCGACGCGTCGGGGGCCGTGCTCCCCGGCGTGGTGGTGACGGTCTCGGGTGGCGCGCTGATTCAGCCGCTGACGGCGACGACCGGCGAGACGGGGACCTACCAGTTCCCGGGCCTGCAGCCGGGCAACACGTACGTGGTCAAGTTCGAGCTGACCGGCTTCCGCACGGTGATCGTGGAACGAGTGGCGGTGGGCGTCGGGTCGAACACCACGACCAATGCGACGCTGGAGGTCTCGGCCCTGCAGGAGACGGTGACGGTCTCGAGCGAGGCGCCGATCGTCGACACCCGCAAGACGGGCACCAAGAGCAACTACACGCAGGAACAGTTGCAGAACGTGCCCTCGGCCCGTGACCCGTGGGTCATGCTCGAGCGCACGCCGGGCATCGCCATGGACCGCGCCAACGTCGGCGGCAGCCAGTCGGGCCAGCAGTCGGGCTACATCTCGCGCGGCGCCACCACCACGAACAACAAGTGGCTGCTCGACGGCGTGGACATCACCGACCAGGCCGCCACCGGCGCCTCGGCGGTGTACTACGACTTCGACATGCTGCAGGAGATGCAGATCAGCACCGGCGGCAACGACGTGACGCAGCAGACCGGTGGCGTCGGCATCAACCTGGTGACCAAGAGCGGCAGCGACACGATCCGTGGCTCGGGCCGCTACTACTGGACCGACGAGTCGCTCGGCTCGGTGAACCTCACCGAGGAACTCCGCGCCCAGGGCGCGCGCTCGGGCGCGCCCATCCAGAACATCAAGGACTACGGCATCGAGGGCGGCGGCCCGATCTGGAAGGGCCGTGCCTGGTTCTGGGGCTCGTACTCGAAGAACGACATCAAGGTCGGCGTGGTCAACTTCTACCAGAAGCGGCCCGGCTGCCCGGTGAACGCCTCAGACCCCCTCGCGCAGTCGCTGCCGGTGGACGCGATCAACGAGTGCCTCAACACCGACCTGACGGTGCTCGACAACTACAACATCAAGGGCAGCGCGCTGCTCTTCTCGGGCAACACGTTCACCTGGCACAGCAACTTCGCCGACAAGATCCGCAACGCACGCGACGCCAGCGACACGCGCCCGTTCGAGACCACCTACATCCAGGAAGGCCCGGTCTGGACGCACAAGGCCAGCGACCGGCACGTGTTCAACGACCGCTGGATCGCCGAGGCGGCCTACGCGTACGTCGGCGGTGGCTTCGGCCTCCTGTTCCAGGACCCGGCCAACCGCGACATCCAGCCGCTGAACGACCTCGGCACGGGCCGCTGGGAGCGCTCGTTCAACCAGTCGGAGTTCGACCGCCCGGCGACGAGCGTGAACCTGACGACGACGTACTTCAAGCCCGCGACCCTCGGTGGTGACCACGCCTTCAAGATCGGCTACAACTTCCGCGACACCCCGGCGAGTTCCACGACGGTGTACGGCGGCGACGTGTACGCGCAGACGCGCAACGGCGTGCCCGAGCGCGCGCAGTTCTGGCGCAGTGCCGCCACCGAGTACGCGATGACCACCCACAGCGTGTTCGCGCAGGACACCTACACGCGCAACAAGCTGACGCTGACGGCCGGCATCCGCTGGGACCGCCAGGACGACTCGGCGCTCGCGAGCACGGTCGAGGCCAACCGGCTGATCCCGCAGTGGCTGCCCGGCATCGCCTTCCAGGGCGCCGACTCCGGCGTCGTGTTCAGCAACTGGTCGCCTCGCCTCGGCGTCGGCTACGACGTCTTCGGCACGGGCCGCACGGTGGCGCGCTCGTCCTTCTCGGTCTACTACGGCCAGATCGCGCCGGGTAGCCTGTCGGGCACGCTCAACCCCGTGAGCGCTGCCAGCATCTCGTTCCCCTGGAACGACGCCAACGGCGACCGCTTCGTGCAGATCAACGAGGTCAACCTGCAGCGCTCGGCGGTCATCACCTTCAGCGGCAACTACAACCCGGACAACCCGGGCTTCCTCGGCACCACCAACACGGTGGACTCGGGGCTGAAAAACGACAGGACCGTGGAATGGACGGCAACGGTCGATCACCAGCTGACCAACCGGATGGCGGTGTCGCTGAGCTACATCTACCGCAGCTACTCCGACTTCCGCTTCGACCAGCGCGTCGGCATCGACGCGTCGAACTGGTCGCCGGTCACCTACCAGCCGACCTGCGCGGCGGCGGCGCCGTCCTGCCCGCAGCTCACCTACTTCCAGCCGAACATCAGCATCCCCGGCACGCAGCGCCTCGTGAACCGCGGCGGCTACACGCGTGACTTCAACGGCATCGAGGCCACCTTCACCAAGCGGATGGCCGACCGCTGGATGCTCGACATGAACTACGCCTACAACGACGCGGTCGACAACTTCGACAGCATCCAGGGCTACAGCGCGACGTTCGACCCGACCAACCTGCAGATCTTCAACGGTCACCAGTACGCGGTGGAAGCCGGCGGATCGGGCATCGACAACGTGTTCGTCAACGCCAAGCACATGTTCAAGATCGCCGGCGTGTACACGGCGCCCTGGGACATCAACCTCGGCGCGACCTACCAGATCCGCGACGGGTACCTCTTCCCGCAGCGCATCCTGTCGCCCAACCGCACGGGCGCGGCCGGCGCCGTCAACCTGGTCCTCGAGCCCTTCGGCGAGAGCCGCTACGACAAGTTCCAGATGATGGACGCGCGGGTCGCCAAGCGCTTCTCGTTCGGCCGCCGCAGCGTCGAGGGCAGCCTGGACATCTTCAACGTGTTCAACGTGAACACCGTGCTCACGCGGAACCTGAACCAGGCGGCGGCGACCGCCAACAACGTCACCGGCATCGTCGCGCCGCGCGTGCTGCGCCTCGGCGTGCGGGTGGTGTTCTAG